One window of the Pseudomonas sihuiensis genome contains the following:
- a CDS encoding OprD family porin, whose amino-acid sequence MSKTPLARAVALATLGASLTLPSLAQADFIGDSKATLELRNFYMNRDLRDTTAAQQSKREEWAQGFILKAESGFTEGTVGFGLDAYAGLGLKLDSSDERAATGLLPNAFGNEGSDEYSELSGAVKARISKTVGKVGGLMPKLPIVTSGDSRLLPQVFTGGMITSQEIDGLTLNGGQLREVNQRASTDRVDITATNVGGESDRYNFAGGDYKFNGGNTTVGAWYGELEDIYDQKLYNLIHVQPIGDWKLGANLAYFDTQDNGRKLGGKLDNDLTSVNLWAGIGAHTFRVGYQKVGGDNAFPFLTETDPYIVNYIQILDFTRKDEKSWQARYDVNFASYGIPGLTAFVRYVTGDGFDGVGGASGKEWERDVDISYIIQQGPLKNLGVRWRNAMVRSNASIGDLDENRLIVSYTIPLM is encoded by the coding sequence ATGAGTAAGACTCCCCTCGCCCGCGCCGTGGCCCTCGCCACGCTGGGCGCCAGCCTGACCCTGCCGAGCCTGGCACAGGCTGACTTCATCGGCGACAGCAAAGCGACGCTGGAACTCCGCAATTTCTATATGAATCGCGACCTGCGCGACACGACGGCTGCCCAGCAGTCCAAACGCGAGGAATGGGCGCAGGGCTTCATCCTCAAGGCCGAGTCCGGCTTCACCGAGGGCACCGTTGGTTTTGGCCTGGACGCCTATGCGGGCCTGGGCCTGAAGCTCGACTCGTCTGATGAACGCGCCGCCACCGGCCTGCTGCCCAACGCTTTCGGCAACGAGGGGTCGGACGAATATTCCGAGCTCAGCGGCGCGGTCAAGGCACGCATTTCCAAGACCGTCGGCAAGGTCGGCGGGCTGATGCCCAAGCTGCCCATCGTCACCTCCGGCGACTCGCGCCTGCTGCCGCAGGTGTTCACCGGGGGCATGATCACCTCGCAGGAAATCGACGGCCTGACCCTCAATGGCGGTCAGCTGCGTGAAGTCAACCAACGCGCGTCCACCGACAGGGTCGATATCACCGCCACCAACGTCGGCGGCGAAAGCGACCGCTACAACTTCGCCGGTGGCGACTACAAGTTCAATGGCGGCAACACCACCGTTGGCGCGTGGTACGGCGAACTGGAAGATATCTACGACCAGAAGCTGTACAACCTGATCCACGTGCAGCCGATCGGCGACTGGAAGCTGGGCGCCAACCTGGCCTACTTCGACACCCAGGACAACGGCCGCAAACTCGGCGGCAAGCTGGATAACGACCTGACCTCGGTCAACCTCTGGGCCGGCATTGGTGCGCACACCTTCCGCGTGGGTTATCAGAAGGTCGGCGGCGACAACGCCTTCCCCTTCCTGACCGAGACCGATCCCTACATCGTCAACTACATCCAGATTCTCGACTTCACCCGCAAGGACGAGAAATCCTGGCAGGCACGTTATGACGTCAACTTCGCCAGCTATGGCATTCCGGGCCTGACGGCGTTCGTCCGCTACGTGACCGGTGACGGCTTCGACGGTGTGGGTGGCGCAAGCGGCAAGGAATGGGAACGCGACGTGGATATCAGCTACATCATCCAGCAAGGCCCACTTAAGAACCTCGGCGTGCGCTGGCGTAACGCAATGGTGCGCTCCAATGCGAGCATCGGTGATCTGGACGAAAACCGCCTGATCGTCAGCTACACCATCCCCCTGATGTAA
- a CDS encoding DUF5610 domain-containing protein, producing the protein MNPLSSLNSAASRTAQASQALAARSNAADAQATLANRLAEKLGVPSGSLSGSRDEYTPEKVAGRILGFIEQRLQSEAAAGADPAKLDKLLSQARDGVEKGFAEARKILDGMGVLKGQVASDIDDTYKRIQDGFGDLDKRFGSAAPGASDKVAVAGYSERFSALAETFDLSVTTRDGDRLRISVAQASASWSQSSFAASSDGKSTTVVGTSQSGSMRIGGWQVDVEGELDDDEIKALEKLFSQVQDLSDKFYAGDLAGAFDRAMALDMDGEQLASMSLRLTQTSVRQATDAYGAVAGQGASAVNTGLQEYAQGLLDALRSAGDLAQDAGGMLKELLKGGFSLDERFDLPRLEKADSLNRSLLDGLQSLLAGQAGKGVDAS; encoded by the coding sequence ATGAATCCTCTGAGCTCACTGAATTCCGCCGCTTCCCGCACTGCGCAAGCCAGCCAGGCTTTGGCGGCGCGCAGCAATGCCGCCGATGCCCAGGCCACCTTGGCCAATCGCCTCGCCGAGAAGCTCGGTGTGCCGTCGGGCTCGCTGTCTGGGTCGCGTGATGAATACACCCCGGAGAAAGTGGCGGGGCGGATTCTGGGCTTCATCGAGCAGCGTCTGCAGAGCGAGGCCGCTGCTGGCGCTGATCCGGCCAAGTTGGACAAGCTGCTGTCCCAGGCGCGTGATGGTGTCGAGAAGGGCTTTGCCGAGGCGCGCAAGATTCTCGATGGCATGGGCGTGCTCAAGGGGCAGGTGGCCAGCGATATAGACGATACCTACAAGCGTATTCAGGATGGCTTCGGCGATCTCGACAAACGCTTCGGCAGCGCTGCCCCGGGCGCCTCGGACAAGGTTGCGGTGGCCGGTTACAGCGAGCGTTTCAGTGCGTTGGCGGAGACCTTCGACCTGTCCGTCACGACCCGCGATGGCGATCGCCTGCGCATTTCCGTGGCACAGGCTTCGGCCAGCTGGTCGCAGAGCAGTTTCGCCGCTTCCAGCGACGGTAAGTCCACCACTGTGGTGGGCACTAGTCAGTCTGGCAGCATGCGCATCGGTGGCTGGCAGGTGGATGTCGAGGGTGAGCTGGACGACGACGAGATCAAGGCGTTGGAGAAGCTTTTCAGTCAGGTGCAGGATCTCTCCGACAAGTTCTACGCTGGTGATCTGGCAGGTGCCTTCGACCGTGCCATGGCGCTGGATATGGACGGTGAGCAACTGGCTTCGATGTCGCTGCGCCTGACGCAGACCAGCGTGCGTCAGGCCACCGATGCCTATGGCGCCGTGGCTGGGCAGGGCGCCAGTGCGGTCAATACCGGGCTGCAGGAATATGCCCAGGGCCTGCTCGATGCGCTGCGCAGTGCCGGTGATCTGGCGCAGGACGCCGGCGGCATGCTCAAGGAGTTGCTCAAGGGCGGCTTCTCGCTCGATGAGCGCTTCGACCTGCCGCGCCTGGAAAAAGCCGACAGCCTCAACCGCAGTCTGCTCGACGGTTTGCAGTCGCTGCTCGCTGGCCAAGCGGGCAAGGGCGTTGACGCGAGCTGA
- a CDS encoding glutaredoxin family protein has product MTPECQLFGTLGCHLCEVAEALLMPFVENGLLVELIDIAEHEGMVEQYGLRIPVLRRCDSGSELNWPFDAEQVVAFLS; this is encoded by the coding sequence ATGACGCCTGAATGCCAACTTTTCGGAACCCTGGGCTGCCACCTTTGCGAGGTGGCCGAGGCGCTGCTCATGCCATTCGTAGAGAATGGTCTGCTGGTCGAGTTGATCGACATCGCCGAGCACGAAGGGATGGTCGAGCAGTACGGTTTGCGCATTCCGGTGCTGCGCCGCTGCGACAGTGGAAGCGAGCTGAACTGGCCATTCGATGCCGAGCAGGTGGTGGCTTTTCTGAGCTGA
- a CDS encoding YgdI/YgdR family lipoprotein has translation MTKRIIPALLMAIGFTVLAGCSTPSVITLNDGREIQTVDKPKFDEESGFYEFEQLDGKRATINKDQVQTVKEL, from the coding sequence ATGACCAAACGGATAATCCCCGCCCTGCTGATGGCAATCGGCTTCACTGTGCTGGCCGGCTGCTCCACGCCGTCGGTGATCACCCTGAATGACGGGCGTGAAATACAGACGGTAGACAAACCCAAGTTCGATGAAGAATCCGGCTTCTACGAATTCGAGCAACTCGACGGCAAGCGCGCCACGATCAACAAGGATCAAGTGCAGACCGTCAAGGAACTCTGA
- the mobA gene encoding molybdenum cofactor guanylyltransferase MobA, whose amino-acid sequence MPASNARPTCSVLLLSGGRGLRMGGRDKGLLEWRGRPLIAWLHDLTRPLSDDLIISCNRNTEHYARYADQLVADQDQDFQGPLAGIRAGMAAARHEQMLVLPCDAPLVDRALIESLLAHAGSRPVVIRQGNYWQPLFCLLPTGLRDDLEHAWQSGERSPQRWFGNLAPIAVDCTPEDARLANLNTPETLANGISPC is encoded by the coding sequence ATGCCCGCATCCAACGCCCGCCCCACCTGCTCGGTGCTACTACTTTCCGGTGGCCGAGGCCTGCGTATGGGCGGCCGCGACAAAGGCCTGCTGGAGTGGCGCGGTCGGCCACTGATCGCGTGGTTGCATGATCTGACCAGACCGTTGAGCGACGACCTGATCATCTCCTGCAACCGCAACACGGAGCACTATGCACGCTACGCCGACCAACTGGTCGCAGATCAGGATCAGGACTTTCAGGGGCCACTGGCGGGTATCCGCGCCGGCATGGCCGCGGCACGCCACGAGCAAATGCTGGTTCTGCCCTGTGACGCCCCCCTGGTGGACCGTGCGCTGATCGAGTCACTGCTTGCCCACGCGGGGAGCCGGCCGGTGGTGATTCGCCAGGGCAACTACTGGCAGCCACTGTTCTGCCTGTTGCCTACGGGGCTCAGAGACGATCTGGAACACGCCTGGCAATCCGGTGAACGCAGCCCGCAGCGCTGGTTCGGCAACCTGGCCCCCATCGCCGTCGACTGCACGCCGGAAGATGCCCGCCTGGCCAACCTGAACACACCGGAAACGCTCGCGAACGGCATATCGCCTTGCTGA
- the moaB gene encoding molybdenum cofactor biosynthesis protein B, translating to MNHKADAVFVPLNIAVLTVSDTRTLETDTSGQLLVDRLTAAGHQLAARVLLKDDLYKIRAQVATWIAEDQVQVVVITGGTGFTGRDSTPEAVACLLDKQVDGFGELFRQISVADIGTSTIQSRALAGLANGTLVCCLPGSTNACRTAWDGILGEQLDARHRPCNFVPHLKQVGACETRG from the coding sequence ATGAACCATAAGGCCGACGCGGTTTTCGTGCCGCTGAACATTGCCGTGCTGACCGTCAGCGACACGCGCACGCTGGAGACCGATACCTCGGGTCAACTGCTGGTCGACCGTCTGACCGCCGCCGGGCACCAACTGGCCGCTCGCGTTCTGCTAAAGGATGACCTCTACAAGATCCGCGCCCAGGTGGCGACCTGGATTGCCGAGGATCAGGTGCAGGTGGTGGTGATCACCGGCGGTACCGGTTTCACCGGGCGTGACAGCACGCCGGAAGCGGTCGCCTGCCTGCTGGACAAGCAGGTCGATGGTTTCGGTGAGCTGTTCCGGCAGATCTCCGTGGCCGATATCGGCACGTCCACCATCCAGTCGCGTGCGCTGGCCGGTCTGGCCAACGGCACCCTGGTGTGCTGCCTGCCGGGTTCGACCAATGCCTGTCGTACCGCCTGGGATGGCATTCTCGGCGAGCAACTGGATGCACGGCATCGTCCCTGCAACTTCGTGCCGCATCTGAAACAGGTGGGCGCCTGCGAGACACGCGGATGA
- a CDS encoding molybdopterin molybdotransferase MoeA yields the protein MSGCDHPGLLPMEAALERLLALADAAPIEQVEPVVLAEADGRVLAEPLIAALDLPPWANSAMDGYALRLADCNGQALPISQRIQAGTAPTPLEPGTCARIFTGAPLPEGADTVEMQENVELDEAGRVHFREPLKVGQNVRAQGQETRSGDCVLPAGTRLGPIELGLAASLGAARLSVRRRLRVAVLSTGDELVEPGQALGPGQIYNSNRRLLIAWLQRLGCSVVDAGILPDDLQRTREALGALGEVDLILSTGGVSVGEADFLGIALREAGELALWKLAIKPGKPLTFGHYQGVPVIGLPGNPASTLVTFGLLARPYMLRRLGVQRVEPLGFAVPAGFTWAKPGMRREYLRARLEHGRVVPYANQSSGVLRSAAWAEGLAEVMEGSTLAEGDMLRFIPLSEILG from the coding sequence ATGAGTGGTTGCGATCATCCCGGTCTGCTGCCCATGGAGGCGGCGCTGGAGCGCCTGCTGGCTCTGGCGGATGCGGCGCCAATCGAGCAGGTCGAGCCGGTCGTGCTGGCCGAGGCTGATGGTCGTGTGCTGGCCGAGCCGCTGATCGCAGCGCTGGATCTGCCGCCCTGGGCCAACAGCGCCATGGACGGTTACGCCCTGCGCCTGGCCGATTGCAATGGCCAGGCGTTGCCGATTAGCCAGCGCATTCAGGCGGGCACCGCGCCCACACCGCTGGAGCCCGGAACCTGCGCGCGCATCTTCACTGGTGCGCCGCTACCGGAAGGTGCCGACACCGTCGAGATGCAGGAAAACGTTGAGCTGGATGAGGCAGGGCGCGTGCATTTCCGCGAGCCGCTGAAAGTCGGGCAGAACGTACGGGCTCAAGGTCAGGAAACCCGCAGCGGCGACTGCGTGCTGCCGGCCGGTACCCGCCTGGGGCCAATCGAGCTGGGGCTGGCAGCCTCTCTTGGCGCCGCACGGCTGTCGGTGCGTCGGCGCCTGCGCGTTGCCGTGCTGTCCACCGGTGATGAGCTGGTCGAGCCGGGGCAGGCGCTTGGGCCGGGGCAGATCTACAACAGCAATCGCCGTCTGCTGATTGCCTGGTTGCAGCGGCTGGGCTGCAGCGTGGTCGATGCGGGCATATTGCCCGATGACCTGCAGCGCACCCGCGAAGCGTTGGGAGCCTTGGGCGAGGTCGATCTGATCCTCTCCACGGGTGGTGTTTCGGTGGGGGAGGCGGATTTTCTCGGCATAGCCCTGCGCGAGGCGGGCGAACTGGCGCTGTGGAAATTGGCGATCAAGCCAGGTAAACCGCTGACCTTCGGCCACTATCAGGGCGTTCCGGTAATAGGTTTGCCGGGCAATCCGGCCTCGACACTGGTCACCTTCGGACTGCTGGCGCGTCCTTACATGTTGCGTCGTCTTGGGGTGCAGCGGGTCGAACCACTGGGCTTCGCGGTGCCGGCAGGTTTTACCTGGGCTAAGCCGGGTATGCGCCGTGAGTACCTGCGCGCGCGTCTGGAGCATGGGCGCGTGGTGCCCTATGCCAATCAGAGTTCCGGCGTTTTGCGCAGCGCCGCCTGGGCTGAAGGGCTAGCCGAGGTCATGGAAGGCAGTACGCTGGCCGAGGGTGATATGTTGCGTTTCATTCCGCTCAGCGAGATTCTCGGCTAG
- a CDS encoding C40 family peptidase has translation MLKRFAPLVPIALTVFLAACAGHAPQTQPQQPISDAAVEPVTRLMIEQDEPADDEINALIDDQPYEMPQLADSLLDLGRSLIGTRYRYGGSSVQTGFDCSGFIGYLFREEVGLELPRSTRELINLDAPKVARADLEPGDLILFNDRGRGRVSHAGIYLGDDQFIHSSSSRSGGVRIDSLDDSYWNRSYLQAKRVLALAPVDDQVAARRHP, from the coding sequence ATGCTAAAACGCTTCGCACCCCTCGTGCCTATTGCACTCACAGTCTTTCTCGCTGCCTGTGCCGGCCATGCGCCGCAGACGCAACCGCAGCAACCGATCAGCGATGCAGCAGTCGAACCTGTGACTCGCCTGATGATCGAGCAGGATGAACCTGCCGATGATGAGATCAACGCGCTGATCGACGATCAACCCTATGAAATGCCGCAACTGGCCGACAGCCTGCTCGATCTCGGGCGTTCGCTGATCGGTACCCGTTATCGCTACGGCGGTAGCTCGGTACAGACTGGTTTCGATTGCAGCGGTTTTATCGGCTACCTGTTCCGCGAGGAAGTCGGCCTGGAACTGCCGCGTTCCACGCGTGAGCTGATCAACCTCGATGCGCCGAAGGTGGCGCGCGCCGATCTGGAACCGGGTGATCTGATCCTGTTCAATGATCGTGGTCGTGGTCGCGTCAGTCATGCCGGCATCTACCTGGGTGATGATCAGTTCATCCACTCCAGCAGCAGCCGCAGCGGTGGTGTGCGCATCGATAGCCTGGATGACAGTTACTGGAATCGCAGCTACCTGCAAGCCAAGCGCGTACTGGCGCTGGCGCCAGTGGACGATCAAGTCGCAGCCAGGCGTCATCCCTGA
- a CDS encoding NlpC/P60 family protein codes for MPVTTRVAVISLVLLLSACSSRAPSPQPAYTPPIASSSYQGGAEDVLFRALGLVGTPYRYGGNTPDGGFDCSGLIGYVYRDAAGISLPRSTRELSAMRTPDVRRDALQSGDLVFFATNGGRAVSHAGIYVGDGRFVHAPSTGGTVRLDSLTSGYWQGVYLDAKRVITPELARNP; via the coding sequence ATGCCCGTCACGACCCGTGTCGCTGTAATTTCTCTTGTTCTGCTACTGAGTGCCTGTAGCAGTCGCGCCCCTTCTCCTCAGCCTGCCTACACGCCGCCAATTGCTTCTTCGTCCTATCAGGGCGGTGCCGAAGATGTGCTGTTTCGCGCGCTTGGCCTGGTTGGAACACCCTATCGCTACGGTGGTAATACACCGGATGGCGGTTTCGACTGCAGTGGCCTGATCGGCTATGTCTACCGTGATGCCGCTGGCATCAGCCTGCCGCGTTCTACTCGTGAGCTGAGTGCGATGCGTACGCCAGATGTTCGTCGTGACGCCCTGCAAAGTGGTGATCTGGTGTTCTTTGCCACCAATGGTGGCCGCGCCGTCAGTCATGCCGGGATCTATGTCGGTGACGGCCGCTTCGTTCATGCCCCCTCTACCGGCGGCACCGTGCGCCTGGACAGCCTCACCAGCGGTTACTGGCAGGGCGTCTATCTCGATGCCAAGCGGGTCATCACGCCAGAGCTCGCGCGTAATCCCTGA
- the cobO gene encoding cob(I)yrinic acid a,c-diamide adenosyltransferase, translating into MSETAERDARHKARMQRKKALIDEKIAQAQDQYGLLLVHSGNGKGKSSSAFGMVARALGHGIKVGVVQFIKGAASTGEETFFRRFPEEVSYHVMGEGFTWETQDRQRDIAKAQEAWAVARHLLSDESVGLVVLDELNIALKHGYLELDTVLADIEARPLLQHVVVTGRGALPGMLEAADTVTEMSLVKHAFKSGVKAQKGIEF; encoded by the coding sequence ATGAGTGAGACCGCCGAACGCGACGCCCGTCACAAGGCGCGCATGCAACGCAAGAAAGCCCTGATCGACGAAAAGATCGCCCAGGCCCAGGACCAATACGGCCTGTTGCTGGTGCACAGCGGCAATGGCAAGGGCAAGAGCAGCAGCGCCTTCGGCATGGTCGCGCGCGCCCTTGGCCATGGCATCAAGGTCGGCGTGGTGCAGTTCATCAAGGGTGCGGCCAGCACCGGTGAAGAAACCTTCTTCCGCCGTTTTCCCGAGGAAGTCAGCTATCACGTGATGGGTGAAGGTTTCACCTGGGAAACCCAGGATCGCCAACGTGATATCGCCAAGGCGCAGGAAGCCTGGGCGGTCGCCCGGCATCTGCTCAGCGATGAGTCGGTCGGCCTGGTGGTGCTGGACGAATTGAACATCGCCCTCAAGCATGGCTACCTCGAACTGGACACGGTGCTGGCTGATATCGAGGCCCGGCCGCTGCTGCAGCATGTGGTGGTGACCGGCCGTGGCGCGTTGCCAGGCATGCTTGAGGCGGCTGACACCGTCACCGAAATGAGCCTGGTCAAGCACGCATTCAAGTCTGGGGTAAAAGCACAGAAGGGCATCGAATTCTGA
- a CDS encoding cobyrinate a,c-diamide synthase produces MTTRHCPALLIAAPASGQGKTTVTAALARLHTRQGRRVRVFKCGPDFLDPMIHARASGAPVYQLDLAMVGEAESRRLLWQAAGEADLILIEGVMGLFDGKPSAADLARHFGVPVLGVIDGAAMAQTFGALAHGLATFQPDLPFAGVLGNRVASTRHGEILRDALPASIRWFGALPRSAAVELPSRHLGLVQAGELADLDARLDAAADALAASANVDLPPAVSFAAPQFDELAPLLAGVRIGVARDAAFAFLYQANLDLLQALGAELHYFSPLADRELPQVDSLYLPGGYPELYLAELEGNQPMAAAIRAHHQAGKPLLAECGGMLYLLDELRDKQGASGRMLGLLAGSAALQPRLTALALQQVTLPEGELRGHSYHHSRLESPLQPLALGRCPNGKPVAEAVYRLGRLTASYIHFYLPSNPEAAAALLRP; encoded by the coding sequence ATGACCACACGTCACTGTCCGGCACTATTGATTGCCGCACCGGCTTCCGGTCAAGGCAAGACCACTGTAACCGCCGCGCTGGCGCGCCTGCATACGCGTCAGGGGCGGCGGGTGCGGGTGTTCAAGTGCGGCCCGGACTTTCTCGATCCGATGATCCATGCGCGTGCCAGTGGCGCGCCGGTGTACCAGCTCGATCTGGCCATGGTCGGCGAGGCGGAAAGCCGTCGCCTGCTATGGCAGGCCGCCGGCGAGGCGGACCTGATCCTGATCGAAGGGGTCATGGGCCTGTTTGACGGCAAGCCGTCGGCGGCCGACCTGGCGCGCCACTTTGGCGTGCCGGTGCTGGGCGTGATCGACGGTGCGGCCATGGCGCAGACCTTCGGCGCCCTGGCCCACGGGCTTGCCACCTTCCAGCCGGACTTACCCTTTGCCGGCGTGCTCGGCAACCGTGTCGCCAGCACGCGCCACGGCGAGATTCTGCGCGATGCGCTGCCAGCGAGCATTCGCTGGTTTGGCGCGTTGCCGCGTAGCGCCGCGGTGGAGTTGCCCAGCCGCCATCTGGGGCTGGTGCAGGCCGGTGAGTTGGCCGATCTGGATGCACGTCTGGACGCCGCCGCCGATGCCCTGGCGGCCAGCGCCAACGTCGACCTGCCGCCTGCGGTGAGCTTCGCCGCGCCGCAGTTCGATGAACTGGCGCCGCTGTTGGCTGGCGTACGCATCGGCGTGGCGCGCGATGCGGCGTTCGCCTTTCTCTATCAGGCCAATCTCGATCTGTTGCAGGCGCTCGGCGCTGAGCTGCATTACTTCTCACCGCTCGCTGATCGCGAGCTGCCGCAGGTGGACAGCCTTTATCTGCCTGGCGGGTATCCGGAGCTGTACCTGGCCGAGCTGGAAGGCAACCAGCCCATGGCCGCGGCGATTCGTGCTCATCACCAGGCCGGCAAACCCTTGCTCGCCGAATGTGGCGGCATGCTCTATCTGCTTGATGAACTGCGCGACAAGCAAGGCGCCAGCGGGCGCATGCTCGGCCTGCTGGCGGGCAGCGCCGCCTTGCAGCCACGGCTGACCGCCCTGGCGTTGCAGCAGGTGACGCTGCCCGAAGGCGAGCTACGTGGCCACAGTTACCATCACTCGCGGCTGGAAAGTCCCTTGCAGCCTCTGGCGCTCGGTCGCTGCCCGAACGGCAAGCCGGTAGCCGAGGCGGTGTATCGTTTGGGACGACTCACCGCCAGCTATATCCACTTTTACCTGCCGTCCAACCCGGAGGCGGCCGCCGCGCTGTTACGTCCATGA
- the bluB gene encoding 5,6-dimethylbenzimidazole synthase gives MSEHAFSPEERAAVYRAIAERRDMRHFSGGEVPAEVLARLLEAAHHAPSVGLMQPWRFVRVSDPQLRESIHELVEAERVRTAEALGERSDEFMRLKVEGIRDCAELLAVALMEGRDAHVFGRRTLPEMDMASVACAIQNLWLAARAEGLGLGWVSLFDPEALAALLGMPAGSKPVALLCLGPVQAFYEKPMLVEEGWATPRPLSELLFENRWGSSGE, from the coding sequence ATGAGCGAGCATGCCTTCAGCCCTGAAGAGCGCGCGGCGGTGTATCGCGCCATCGCCGAGCGCCGCGATATGCGTCATTTCAGCGGCGGCGAGGTGCCAGCCGAGGTCCTGGCGCGGCTGCTCGAAGCCGCCCACCACGCGCCGAGCGTTGGCCTGATGCAGCCTTGGCGCTTTGTGCGCGTCAGTGACCCGCAACTGCGTGAGTCCATTCATGAGCTGGTGGAGGCCGAGCGGGTGCGCACTGCCGAGGCCCTCGGCGAGCGCAGTGACGAGTTCATGCGGCTGAAGGTCGAGGGTATTCGCGACTGCGCCGAGCTACTGGCGGTGGCGCTGATGGAGGGACGCGACGCACATGTCTTTGGACGACGCACCTTGCCGGAAATGGATATGGCCTCGGTGGCCTGCGCCATTCAGAATCTGTGGCTGGCTGCGCGTGCCGAAGGGCTCGGGCTCGGTTGGGTATCGTTGTTCGACCCCGAGGCGCTGGCCGCATTGTTGGGCATGCCGGCCGGTAGCAAGCCGGTAGCGCTGCTGTGCCTGGGGCCGGTTCAGGCCTTTTACGAAAAGCCGATGCTGGTGGAGGAGGGTTGGGCCACGCCCCGACCGCTATCGGAATTGTTGTTCGAGAATCGATGGGGATCATCTGGTGAGTGA
- the cbiB gene encoding adenosylcobinamide-phosphate synthase CbiB → MSLALITCVGVALDAVLGEPRRAHPLVAFGRLAGRLEQRFNPAGGGWRSHGVSAWCLAVLPLTLLTWLLVHLTSLGWAVEIFALYFALGLRSLYEHAQPVARALRLGDLALARERVGWMVSRNTAELDATGVARAGTESVLENGSDAVFAALFWFIVAGAPGVVLYRLSNTLDAMWGYRNERFERFGWAAAKIDDVLNYIPARLVALTYALLGRTALALRCWRRQAPLWDSPNAGPVMAAGAGSLAISLGGAAEYHGEVHERPQLGEGPPPRARDIERAMNRVIAGVGLWLLCLIVWEVLGA, encoded by the coding sequence ATGAGCCTGGCGCTGATCACCTGCGTCGGCGTGGCGCTGGACGCCGTGCTGGGCGAGCCCAGGCGCGCGCATCCGCTGGTGGCCTTCGGCCGCCTGGCGGGGCGCCTGGAGCAGCGCTTCAACCCGGCCGGTGGCGGCTGGCGCAGCCATGGCGTATCGGCCTGGTGCCTGGCGGTGCTGCCGCTGACCCTGCTTACCTGGCTGTTGGTGCACCTGACCTCGCTTGGCTGGGCGGTGGAGATCTTCGCCCTGTACTTCGCCCTTGGCCTGCGCAGCTTGTACGAGCACGCGCAGCCGGTGGCCCGCGCGCTGCGCCTGGGTGACCTGGCCCTGGCGCGTGAGCGCGTCGGCTGGATGGTCAGCCGCAATACCGCCGAGCTGGACGCAACCGGGGTGGCCCGTGCCGGCACCGAATCGGTGCTGGAGAACGGCTCCGACGCCGTGTTCGCCGCCTTGTTCTGGTTCATCGTCGCTGGCGCGCCGGGCGTCGTCCTGTACCGCCTGAGCAATACGCTCGATGCCATGTGGGGCTATCGCAACGAACGCTTCGAGCGTTTTGGCTGGGCCGCGGCGAAGATCGATGACGTGCTCAATTACATCCCGGCGCGACTGGTGGCGCTGACCTATGCGCTGCTTGGGCGTACTGCCCTGGCCCTGCGCTGCTGGCGCCGGCAGGCGCCGTTGTGGGACAGTCCCAATGCTGGCCCAGTGATGGCCGCTGGTGCCGGAAGCCTGGCCATTAGTCTGGGCGGTGCGGCGGAGTATCACGGCGAGGTGCATGAACGCCCACAACTGGGCGAAGGCCCACCGCCGCGGGCACGGGATATCGAACGGGCGATGAACAGGGTTATCGCCGGGGTTGGCTTGTGGCTGTTATGCCTGATCGTCTGGGAGGTGCTGGGTGCTTGA